AAACACTGAGGACAAAGAAAAGAGCCTATAAAtctctagaaagaaaaaagcagatgaCACACAAGGGATCAGGACTCAGAATGGCACTGAACTTCAGAACTAGTGGAGTAATAGTttcaaaattcttagaaatagaaATACCCAGACAAATCAAGTGTAAGGGTAAagtaaaagatattttcagacaatGCAAAGTCTCAAATTTATCTCTAATGCAATTGTTTCTCAGGAAGCTATAGGAGGAGGTGCTTTCCCCAAAGACAGTAAATCAATAGAGGAAGATAAGCGATaagatgtggaaaaataaatCCCAACCTAGGAGAGTGAAGGGAATCCCCAGGATGAAAACGAAGAGAATTTTAAGGTTGACAATTGTGCTCCAGGAACAGAGGGCACCCAGTCTACATTGGAATGTATCTGAAGGATCCAGGAGAGAATTTTTCAGGAAGATAGAAACTAACAGAATACTTGGTAAATGtgttaaaacaaatacaaattttaaagttatacctttttatttaaattgaagtatagttgatttacaatgttgtgttaatttctgctgtacagcaaagtgattcagttatacatatgtatattctttttcatattcttttccattatggtttatcaggaAATACtgaatattccctgtgctatacaatacgaccttaaaacaaacacatttttaaaagaccaagtaaacaaaattttaaattaactattaactcaataaacaaattttatttactaCATGGGCCAGCTGTGGTTTGCATCACAGGGCTGAATTAAAATTAGCAGAAgatagagcatggccttgaggatatggggagggggaagggtaagctgtgacgaagtgagagagtggcatggacatatatacactaccaaacgtagggtggatagctagtgggaagcagccgcatagcacagagagatcagctccatggtttgtgaccacctagaagggtgggatagggagggggggagggagggagacgcaagaggggagcgatatgggaacatatgtatatgtataactgattcactttgttgtaaagcagaaactaacacaccattgtaaagcaattatactccaataaagatgttaaaaaaaattagcagaagaGGTTGTTGGCatatgtttgtattattttcatttaatttatttttaaaaatttatttttggctacatcgggtgttcgttgctgcgtgcgcgctttctctagttgcggcgagcaggggctactctttgttgcagtgtgcgggcttctcattatggtggtggcttctcttgttgcagagcacgggctctaggcacacgggcttcagtagttgtggcacgtgggcttcagtacttgtggctcacgggctctagagcacaggctcagtagttgtggcacacgggcttagttgctccgcggcatgtgggatcttcccgtaccagggctcgaacctgtgtcccctgcattggcaggtggactcttaaccactgtgccaccagggaagcccatattttcattttaaataatatgaaaaactattaaaaggtACAGAAAGGGCATTAAAGATTATGactgatgggtgtgtgtgtggggtgtgtgtgtgtgtgtgtgtgtgtgtgtgtgtgtgtgtgtgtgtgaaatatgaGGTCCATAGAGATGGGTTATTTTCTTTGGTACAATTTAAAATTGTAGGAAGTAGTTTTTACATATTAGCTAGGCAGAAAGTATCTTTTACATATTAGCTAAGCAGAGAACTATCTCATTTCTGTAATAGTTTAGCTAAAGTCATGTTAACTATAGGCAGAAGGCTAGTGTATGGTATGAACAGACTCAGTAATTAATTTAAACAGGATAAAGAAGCAACATAAGGACATATTCTCAAAACTTTTAAGCTATTCCCTAGTATGATACTTCATTTCTAGTTGATACtgaaaaacaatttcttaaaGTTTCAACcctaattccatttatatttacctAAATGTTAGATATAACATTCTATattaacaaaggattaatctctgttTTCCCTGAAGCAGTGTTCTGTGGGATTGGATTTCTAAGCAACCCTCAGAGTTTGAAATTTCTATGATTTATGGAAGAGCAACTGCAAGTTATGCAACTTACTCAAACACAGGTGCTGAATATCAATTTGAAGTCTCTCAAacactgaatttttctttctgtgtttgccATCTACCTGCGCAAATAGAACATTAATATAACAATGCcttttatgtaaaaaaagaaaaagagctttatgaaaaaagatttctatttgttttcaaaattcagaGCAAATAATTTTCCATCTTAGTTTTTAGTGTTTAAAAAGTAgaattgttaattaaaaaatttaagattgtATATTCTGTGATGAAAACTCCAAAATAACAATATCGTACATCGTTATAAGACTTGaacaatttataaattattatgtacacattattttctttaactctAAAAATCCCCAATTCACTGATGAAGGAATTAAGGTTCATAGATAATAAAAAGCTCTACTTCAACAGCAAATTCattcaaaactgaactcattatTTCTCCCTCCaaactatttttccctttccttctgtaTTCCCTATCTGAGGGAAGAACACCACTTAGTCACTTAAGGCACAAAAGGTCACCAGAAGTAACTCCTCTTTCACACTTAATGGATAACAAGTCACCAGGTCTCGGGGCTTCCAATATCATAACATTTCTCACACTCTTTCCCTCCTCTCTATCTCACTGCAACATCCTTAGCTCTGGCCCACTTCTTACCTGGATTACTGGATAATAATGATCTTATTATTAATCTCCCTAATTCAAGGTTCACACTCTTCTGATACAGCTTCAATGGTACTGCTAGGAGGAACTTTTAAAACCCTTTTCTATTTACTTCACCAATTCTTATATATTCTTTCAATCTCCTCTCAGctaccacctcctccaggaaaacTTCAATAACCCACACTAGACTGAGGCTGGCACTCTATCTTCACACTCCTATAGCATCTGGTACTTATCACTATCATAAGACACTTAGCATACTGAGCCAAGATACTTATAAGTCTGTCCCATTAGATGTAAGCTTCTTGAAGACAAGAATTAAATCTTGTTTCCACTGTACCCCCAGCATGTAGCAGGATAAAGTCAAACTCCTCCCTTCGCATAAAATATGAGTCCTTCCAGAGTCTAGGCCTCCTCTCCCATCTCATCACTGCTGAACTCTACTTCACACCATGGACTTCCATCACACAGAAATGTTTCCATGCTTCCCTGTCGTTTCAGGCATTTGGTTACAATCTTCTTGCTTCCTagaatgcttctcaaactctgtATTTAGCAAATACCCACTTTTCAAGATATAGCTCAAGCACCACCTTTTCTGTGTAGCCATTCACCATCCCTTCTCTGCAGTAAAACTTGTCACTCCCTCCTTTGAACCCACACTGTACTCTGTACgaccttttttcatattttaacccTTTTCTATAATCATTTATCTGTTTGTCTCTTCTTTCCAATATAAGTAACAGAACATAGGGATGTTGTCTTATTTGACTTTACCCAATATCTATCAAGGTGCTTGTggtatgctcaataaatgtttactgaacaaaTAGTTGGTAAGTTTCAGATGTAGGTTAGGACTTAAGACTTTTAACTCCTAGCTTGAGCTTGGCTCTTTCCACATAATTTCTTgtctctgtaaatattttaagaactcaGATCAATGAACTAtcaaaatttagattaaaaaatttacCTTCAGTTTAAATCATCaatataattagaataaaaagcTATAatcaaataaacacacaaaaaattaattttcattaagaGGCCTGTTTCtgagtatcattttttttttccaaacaagaaAAGTGCAAACAGTTTGGTTACCAATATACTACAATGGTTTCACTTACCTTGAATCTTGTGGTCACCTTTTCTACTAGGATGAAGTGAACTTTTTCAGCATCTTTTAAGGCAATATCAACCCAATGAGATAATTTTCCCTTTCCTGCTCCAAACTCAACAAAGCATCTTCTTGGACCAAGTAACTTTAATTTTTCAATGTTACCTAAAATAGAAGCCTGCAAACTTCACGAGATTATTTTATAAACTAGAGCAAAAACATTCGGCTCAAATAGGAAAATAGCAAGATAATTTCTATATAGGGCAGCATGTTCACACTGATAATTTTTGTTTGGCTTTAAagcttttctcttgcttttaaatatttaacatgtaGTACTCAGAAGCATATCCATtccaaggattttaaaatatgtttatatacgTTTTTTGAAATGGGGATTCTGTACCCTGAAAGATAATCTAAACAAAATCTCATTAATAATTATATTGAGAAACAACAGAATGTTAGCTTTGACAAATGAACAAAAAGGCCATTTTTAGTAGAGTTACTATGGCTAAACATACCTGCTGTTTCAGATGTTTGGTTGCAGAATCACCGTTTTTAGGGTCATTAAGGGCATCATGCAACGCTGGATGGGACATAATTTGATCTTTAAGTGTAGAGTTCAAACCTGTGccaaataaaagcacaaaagctTAAATAACCAAACATGAAACCATAGGGCTCTAAACAATGGTAGTAATATCTCTtaaaccacagtggaattaaCTCATATACCACCTGattattctaaaaaaatttaacttgcaAATTTAGGCAGACTTACCCTCACTTGcttttctcagtttcttaatTAAGTTTCCCATCTGCtcttcagagagaaaagaaattggaACCTATATACAAAAATGGGGTGTGAGTTGGTCTGGGAACTAATAAATAACATTGTTTCTATAAGAAAATGCATTCTAAATCAAAATAGTTAATTTATTCCAAAAATTGGAACACAGCTTATTTACAGTGTGGAGATGCTCATAAAtactttgtaaaattaaaaagtcaagtaCTTACTAATTGTTCAGGtatttctgtttcatcttttAAGCCTGCATTAATATCTTGAATAAAGAAGtcctgaataaaaagaaaaccaagacatAACAATACCGTTATTAATGTGACAAGTTCACAAAAATTAAGCTGAAAAACTGATCCATGCCTTCTTCCAATACTTTGTACCTGCCATTCTCCCTTTCTcccgttcatttattcattaaataattactGAGTGAATACTGTGGTCCTTAACTTGCTTTAGGTGCTGAGGATTTACCACAGTGGAGAACAgtacagacaaaaatctctgtgTTCACCgatcttacattctagtgaggtaGCTATTTGAATATTTACAGTCTGAAGAAAttcattagtaatttttattaaagtttttacCTGTCTCCAGCATAGACTGAGGACTGTCATTTTTGCTAATggttaaagcaaaaacaaagacccaactgcAAAATGGCTGTTTATCAGATAGGCAGCAGGGCCAAaaacagagataagaaaaaatattacaatggTTTAGGTctgatttcttctattttaaaatactaattaaaatagaaaatagaaatgtcCTGTGATATTATGTTGTTTAAATTAACATAGTGAGATATTTCTAGTCCATTTTCAGAGAGAGAGACTCTAGGTAAGGATCTAGATTAGCATTGTCCAATAGCACTTTCTGcaacaatgaaaatgttctatatttacCCTGGCCAACATGGTAGCTATTAgccttgaaatatggctagtgtgactgaggaactggattttcaattttgtttaatttcaattGACTCAAATTTTAATAGTTACATAGCCATAATtaatggctagtggctaccatattagacCACATAGATATAGATGAATGAAATAGCACAATTTTTACAAATTCTGTTTTGAAAGTGAAAACAACTCCTGGGACATTATGCATAGCAATGGGCTTAGTTACGCAGATAGGAGAAAGGTAACACGTGCATTGTATGCTGCTACCTTTACCTATATGGGTAATAACGGAAACCAGTGATTAAGTGGAACAGGCGAAGAAAGCAGATATTAGAATATTTTGTTGGATGACTGGCAAAACTATAAGAGAAAATTAACTATAACTATTAGTAAACAAACGAGTGATAAGATTTTACCTGGGTTTCATGTTATACATAGTGTACTAAACACTGTTCTGCATTTCTTTCCTCTTATCTCATCATCCCACtacttttctccccttcctttccacTGTGTCCCAGCATGCAATGGAATCTGTGCAGgggtattccttttttttttttttttttttttcccatgccacatggattgtgggatcttagttccctaaccagggattgaacccagtccCTGCCATGAAAGCAGGGAGTCCTAACCcatggaccaccaggaaattcacAGGGgtattccatttttaataaattcatttcttcTCTCAAACTGTTCCCAGAACACGTATTCAACCTGCTTGCTTTAACTAAAGCCTGACACTTAGGTAAGGAAGATAACCTCCATGCATACCTGAAAGGAAAGGCAACATTCTTTCTCTTACTGAGGGGCTAACTGGGGTAGTCATCACTTTTCTtctacatgtttttttctttctctttttcttttttttaaattggagtataattgctttacaatgttgtgtttctgccaTATaaggaagtgaatcagctctatgtatacctatatcccctccctcttgtacctCCCTCCCaaacccccccatcccacccatctaggtcatcatagaacaccaagctgagcttcctgtgctttatagcatgttcccactagctatctcttttatacatggtagtgtatgtatgtcaatcctaatctctcaattcgtcccactctccccttcctcccctgtgtccacatgtccattctctacgtctgcatctctattcctgccctgcaagtaggttcatctgtaccatttttctagattccacatatatgcattagtatatgatatttgtttttctcttNNNNNNNNNNNNNNNNNNNNNNNNNNNNNNNNNNNNNNNNNNNNNNNNNNNNNNNNNNNNNNNNNNNNNNNNNNNNNNNNNNNNNNNNNNNNNNNNNNNNNNNNNNNNNNNNNNNNNNNNNNNNNNNNNNNNNNNNNNNNNNNNNNNNNNNNNNNNNNNNNNNNNNNNNttctttttatggctgagtaatattccattgtatatatgtaccacaacttctttatccattcatctgtcattggacattaaggttgttttcatgtcctggctattgtaaatagtgctgcaatgaacactggggtgcatgtgtccttttgagttatggttttctcagggtatatgcccagtagtgggattgctgagtcatatggtagttctatttttagttttttaagaaccttccatactgttctccacagtggctgtatcaatttacattcccaccaatagcgcaagagggttcctcttctccacaccctcttcagcatttattatttgtagattttttgatgatagccattctgactggtgtgaggtgatacctcatcgtagttttgatttgcatttctctaatcattagtgatgctgagcatcctttcatgtgccccttggccatctaCATGTCCTCCTTGGAAagatgtctctttaggtcttctgcccatttttggattgggttgcttgtttttttgatattgagctccatgaactgcttatatattctggagattaatcctttgtctgttgcttcatttgcaaatattttctcccattctgagggttgtctttttgtcttgtttatggtttcctttgctgtgcaaaagcttttaagtttaattaggtcccatttgtttgtttttattttcattactctaggaggtagatccaaaaagatagtgctgggatttatgtcaaagagtgttctgcctatgttttcctctaagagttttatatagcaccacttattgaagaggctgtcttttctccattgcatgttcttgcctcctttgtcataaattaggtgaccatgtgtgcgtgggtttatctctgggctttctatcctgtaccactgatctatatttctgtttttgtgccagtaccacactgtcttgattactgtagctttttagtatagtttgaagtcagggagcctgattcctccagctccatttttctttctcaagattgctttggctattctgtgtcttttgtgtttccatacaaaatgtaaagttttttgtcctaattctgtgaaaaatgccattggtaatttgataggaattgcactgaatctatagattgctttgaatagtatagtcattttcacaatgttgattcttccagtccaggagcatggtatatctctccatctgtttatgtcatctttgatttctttcatcagcgttttatagttttttgagtacaggtcttttgcctccttaggtaggtttattgctaggtattttattccttttgatgagatggtaaatgagattgtttccttactttcttccaagactgaaccaggaagaattagaaaatattagcagacctatcacaagtaatgaaattgaaactgtaattaaaaatcttccaacaaacagaagtccaggaccagacggattcacaggtgaattctatcaaacatttacagaagagctaacacttatccttctcaaactcttccaaaaaattgcagaggaaggaacactcccaaattcatgctatgtggccaccatcaccctgatagcaaaaccagacaaaggtatcacacaaaaaagaaaattacattgatgaacatagatgcaaaaatcctcaacaaaatacagcaaacagaatcctacaacacattataaggatcatacaccatgatccagtgggatttgacccaggaatgcaagaattcttcaatatatgcaaatcaatcaatgtgatgcaccatattaacaaactgaagaataaaaaccatatgatcatctcaatggaggcagaaaaagcttttgacaaaattcaacacccatttatgataaaaactctccagaaagtgggcacagagggaacctacctcaacataataaagaccatttatgacaaacccaaagcaaatatcattctcaatggtgaaaaactgaaagcatttccactaagatcaggaacaagacaaggatgtccactcttgccgctcttattcaacatagttttggaagtcctaaccttggcaatcaaagaaaaataaaaggaatagaaattggaaaag
This genomic interval from Physeter macrocephalus isolate SW-GA chromosome 4, ASM283717v5, whole genome shotgun sequence contains the following:
- the TRMT13 gene encoding tRNA:m(4)X modification enzyme TRM13 homolog isoform X5 gives rise to the protein MAASAPTPHGTGFPTEGRCGYYVEKKKRFCRMVVAAGKRFCGEHAGAAEEENARKRILCPLDPKHTVYEDQLAKHLKKCNSRERPKPDFFIQDINAGLKDETEIPEQLVPISFLSEEQMGNLIKKLRKASEGLNSTLKDQIMSHPALHDALNDPKNGDSATKHLKQQASILGNIEKLKLLGPRRCFVEFGAGKGKLSHWVDIALKDAEKVHFILVEKVTTRFKVDGKHRKKNSVFERLQIDIQHLCLNKIPLLSKEKLPVVGIGKHLCGVATGTWLCPSSSL
- the TRMT13 gene encoding tRNA:m(4)X modification enzyme TRM13 homolog isoform X4; this translates as MAASAPTPHGTGFPTEGRCGYYVEKKKRFCRMVVAAGKRFCGEHAGAAEEENARKRILCPLDPKHTVYEDQLAKHLKKCNSRERPKPDFFIQDINAGLKDETEIPEQLVPISFLSEEQMGNLIKKLRKASEGLNSTLKDQIMSHPALHDALNDPKNGDSATKHLKQQASILGNIEKLKLLGPRRCFVEFGAGKGKLSHWVDIALKDAEKVHFILVEKVTTRFKVDGKHRKKNSVFERLQIDIQHLCLNKIPLLSKEKLPVVGIGKHLCGVATGVIGDIMWAKNISGL
- the TRMT13 gene encoding tRNA:m(4)X modification enzyme TRM13 homolog isoform X6 — encoded protein: MAASAPTPHGTGFPTEGRCGYYVEKKKRFCRMVVAAGKRFCGEHAGAAEEENARKRILCPLDPKHTVYEDQLAKHLKKCNSRERPKPDFFIQDINAGLKDETEIPEQLVPISFLSEEQMGNLIKKLRKASEGLNSTLKDQIMSHPALHDALNDPKNGDSATKHLKQQASILGNIEKLKLLGPRRCFVEFGAGKGKLSHWVDIALKDAEKVHFILVEKVTTRFKVDGKHRKKNSVFERLQIDIQHLCLNKIPLLSKEKLPVVGIGKHLCGVATDDVVWGAT